A genomic segment from Treponema sp. Marseille-Q3903 encodes:
- a CDS encoding 3-isopropylmalate dehydratase small subunit 2 codes for MKTFGGSVLFLDRSDINTDEIIEAKYLEELPKQELETYLFQNLKIEGFNPATDVAGVKVIITRENFGCGSERKNAPWALEVNGINTVVAPTFAKSFRQNMFENGLMAIEIDKKSIADMFRTFADKETECKIVLNDDGTAKVKLIAGSLSKSYQFNVDEAEKALFNK; via the coding sequence ATGAAAACATTTGGCGGCTCTGTGCTGTTTCTGGATCGCTCAGATATAAACACTGACGAAATTATTGAAGCAAAATATTTGGAGGAACTTCCAAAACAGGAACTGGAAACTTACCTTTTTCAGAATCTTAAAATTGAAGGTTTTAACCCGGCAACTGATGTTGCAGGAGTAAAAGTTATAATCACACGTGAAAACTTTGGCTGCGGTTCTGAAAGAAAAAATGCTCCATGGGCGTTAGAAGTGAACGGCATCAATACAGTTGTTGCTCCCACTTTTGCTAAATCATTCAGACAAAATATGTTTGAAAATGGACTTATGGCAATTGAAATCGATAAAAAATCTATTGCAGATATGTTTCGCACATTTGCAGATAAAGAGACAGAATGTAAAATAGTATTAAATGACGACGGAACTGCAAAAGTAAAACTGATTGCAGGCTCTCTTTCTAAAAGCTATCAGTTCAATGTCGATGAAGCGGAAAAAGCTTTGTTCAATAAATAG
- a CDS encoding NCS2 family permease, which translates to MEKFFKLKENGTTVKTEIVAGLTTFMTMAYIIALNPNLLTGFSQNGGKGLWNGIFLATCIASAIGMFVMAFLANKPFAMAPGMGLNSFFAFVTAQIVSITGLSYTESFQTGLVIILIEGIIFVLLSVLNIRDKIVNAIPLGVRLGIGPAIGLMLMNIGLGSNCGIYSDKGGPFFVLRDFFGALTAGFAKISMGSGYSMMVLTVITMFVGLFTIIILSRYKIKGSVIIGMLVASIIYWVGEIVFFHTNPFASLSSASWVPQFKDMAENTLFKINFKGAAQIGWFTIITLIVTFCIIDMFDTIGTLVGTASKANMLDKDGNMPNMKEALFADAVGTVAGACTGTSTVTTFVESASGVEAGGRTGLTALTTGIIFLLCMFIAPIAAIIPAAATSSALIYVGILMLSGLKNIDFNDITQTAPVFIMLLAMPVSGSIGHGIGLALITYTVIKLFTGKAKDVSILTFILSVIFLVKFFLVA; encoded by the coding sequence ATGGAAAAGTTTTTCAAACTTAAGGAGAACGGGACTACTGTAAAAACAGAGATTGTTGCCGGTCTTACAACTTTTATGACAATGGCTTATATCATTGCCTTAAACCCAAATCTTCTTACAGGTTTTAGCCAGAATGGTGGCAAGGGGTTATGGAACGGTATTTTCCTTGCCACATGTATCGCTTCGGCAATCGGTATGTTTGTAATGGCATTTCTTGCTAACAAACCTTTTGCAATGGCTCCTGGCATGGGTTTAAATAGCTTTTTTGCCTTTGTTACAGCACAGATTGTGTCGATTACAGGTCTTTCATATACAGAATCATTTCAGACTGGTCTTGTGATAATCCTTATTGAAGGTATTATTTTTGTTCTTCTTTCTGTTTTGAATATCCGCGATAAAATTGTAAATGCAATACCACTTGGCGTTCGACTTGGAATTGGACCTGCAATTGGTCTTATGCTTATGAATATCGGGCTTGGTTCTAATTGCGGAATATATTCTGATAAAGGCGGTCCGTTCTTTGTTTTGAGAGATTTCTTTGGAGCTTTGACTGCCGGATTTGCAAAAATTTCAATGGGTTCCGGCTACAGTATGATGGTTTTGACAGTGATAACAATGTTTGTGGGCTTGTTCACAATCATCATCCTTTCTCGTTATAAAATAAAAGGAAGTGTAATTATTGGAATGCTCGTTGCGTCTATCATCTACTGGGTCGGTGAGATTGTTTTTTTCCACACAAATCCGTTTGCAAGCCTTTCTAGCGCATCTTGGGTTCCGCAGTTTAAAGACATGGCTGAAAACACATTGTTCAAAATCAACTTCAAAGGCGCAGCTCAGATCGGTTGGTTTACAATCATCACTTTGATTGTTACTTTCTGTATCATAGATATGTTTGATACAATTGGAACTTTGGTCGGAACTGCTTCAAAAGCTAATATGCTTGATAAAGATGGCAACATGCCAAACATGAAAGAAGCTTTATTTGCCGACGCTGTTGGTACAGTTGCCGGTGCATGTACAGGAACTTCAACAGTGACTACATTCGTTGAATCTGCATCTGGTGTTGAAGCTGGTGGACGTACAGGTCTTACTGCTTTGACTACGGGAATTATCTTCCTTCTTTGTATGTTTATTGCACCAATCGCGGCAATCATTCCGGCTGCTGCAACTTCTTCTGCGTTAATTTACGTCGGTATTTTAATGCTGAGCGGTTTGAAAAACATTGATTTTAATGATATTACACAGACAGCACCTGTGTTCATCATGCTTCTTGCAATGCCTGTTTCAGGTTCTATCGGACACGGAATTGGGCTTGCTTTGATCACATATACTGTAATCAAACTGTTTACAGGAAAAGCAAAAGATGTATCTATCCTTACATTTATTCTTTCTGTGATTTTCTTGGTAAAATTCTTTTTAGTCGCTTAG
- a CDS encoding RnfABCDGE type electron transport complex subunit B: MNTIIYTIICAVVIAFVLGVLLGLFKKIFHVDTDPKVDRVREVLSGANCGGCGLAGCDAFARAVVKGDVPASGCVAGGASCAEKVAKILGTAGVEVKPKIIFLACHGTKECALSKGEYHGLQTCKGANLVMNGTKKCAFGCIGLADCVKVCPFDALHMSEDGIPVVDKSKCTGCGKCAKACPKNLFRLIDADTKGAIARCSCYSDNKPQIRKDCSAGCFKCGMCVRKCPENAIDLSSGIPIIDYSKCTSCGECVKACVDKVLVLL; the protein is encoded by the coding sequence ATGAATACAATAATTTATACAATTATTTGTGCAGTCGTAATCGCTTTTGTTCTCGGAGTCTTGCTCGGTCTTTTTAAAAAGATTTTCCACGTAGATACGGACCCGAAAGTTGACAGAGTTCGTGAAGTTTTGTCGGGAGCTAACTGCGGAGGCTGCGGGCTTGCAGGTTGCGACGCTTTTGCCCGCGCCGTAGTTAAAGGTGATGTTCCTGCAAGTGGATGTGTTGCCGGCGGTGCTTCATGTGCAGAAAAAGTCGCAAAAATACTTGGAACTGCCGGTGTGGAAGTAAAACCTAAAATCATTTTTCTTGCCTGCCACGGCACAAAAGAGTGCGCTTTGTCTAAAGGTGAGTACCATGGACTTCAGACATGTAAAGGTGCGAACCTTGTCATGAATGGTACAAAAAAATGTGCCTTTGGATGTATTGGGCTTGCCGACTGTGTAAAAGTTTGCCCATTCGATGCGCTGCACATGAGTGAAGACGGTATTCCTGTCGTAGATAAATCTAAATGTACAGGATGTGGAAAATGCGCAAAGGCGTGTCCAAAAAATCTTTTCAGGCTTATTGACGCCGATACTAAAGGTGCAATTGCGCGTTGTTCATGTTATTCAGACAACAAACCTCAGATCCGTAAAGATTGTTCTGCCGGATGTTTTAAGTGCGGCATGTGCGTCCGAAAATGTCCAGAAAATGCAATCGATCTTTCAAGCGGTATTCCGATTATTGACTACTCAAAATGCACAAGCTGCGGAGAATGTGTAAAAGCTTGTGTTGACAAGGTTTTAGTACTTCTCTAA
- a CDS encoding electron transport complex protein RnfA: protein MIETLKIFIKSAIIDNVVFIQYLAICPFIGMTNDSEKATGMGLATTFVIILATAVTWPIYYFVMVPLGLQFLQTLLFILVIASLVQLVEFFLKKMVPGLYSAMGVYLALITTNCAVLGVTINCINKNYNYGQSLVYAFGSAFGFLISMVIMSGVRSRIKIAKIPQSFKGTPVLFIAASLLSLAFLGFKGLIK from the coding sequence TTGATCGAGACACTCAAGATTTTCATAAAATCTGCTATCATAGATAACGTCGTATTCATTCAGTATTTGGCAATCTGTCCGTTTATTGGAATGACAAACGATTCGGAAAAAGCGACAGGAATGGGGCTTGCGACGACATTCGTAATCATTCTTGCAACAGCCGTTACGTGGCCTATCTATTATTTTGTTATGGTTCCGCTTGGGCTTCAATTTCTTCAAACCTTATTATTTATTTTAGTGATTGCGTCTTTAGTGCAGCTCGTCGAATTTTTCCTTAAAAAAATGGTTCCGGGACTGTACAGTGCGATGGGCGTTTATCTCGCTTTGATTACGACTAACTGTGCTGTGCTCGGAGTGACTATCAATTGTATAAATAAAAATTACAATTACGGGCAGAGTCTTGTTTACGCATTTGGCTCAGCATTCGGATTTTTAATCAGTATGGTAATCATGAGCGGTGTCCGCAGCCGCATTAAAATCGCAAAGATTCCACAGAGTTTTAAAGGAACTCCTGTCTTATTTATTGCAGCCTCGCTTTTGAGCTTGGCATTTCTCGGCTTCAAGGGATTGATAAAATAG
- the rsxE gene encoding electron transport complex subunit RsxE: protein MSNKFKIFTKGFLVENPLLVLNIGLCSSLGVTTSIFNGLGMGVSMTFVLMMSEIVISIFKKLIPSAIRLPVFIIIIAAFTTIVQLVLQAYVASLYNALGVFLPLIVVNCIIMGRVEAFASKNSIGDSILDALGMGIGYTIVMVSISLFRELLGAGTLLAGTSLKIEVIPESYRIGLFNSAPGGFLVFGVIGAAVQFYNARKTKKNR from the coding sequence ATGAGTAACAAATTTAAAATCTTTACAAAAGGTTTCCTTGTGGAGAATCCTCTTCTTGTTCTGAATATCGGACTTTGCTCTTCTTTAGGTGTCACAACAAGCATTTTTAACGGACTTGGAATGGGAGTCAGCATGACGTTCGTTTTGATGATGAGTGAAATTGTCATCAGTATTTTTAAAAAACTTATTCCATCCGCGATTCGTCTTCCTGTTTTTATCATCATAATTGCGGCTTTTACTACAATTGTTCAGCTTGTTTTGCAGGCATATGTAGCTTCTCTTTACAATGCGCTTGGCGTTTTTTTACCGCTGATTGTTGTAAACTGTATCATCATGGGACGTGTAGAAGCATTTGCGTCTAAAAACAGCATAGGAGATTCAATTTTAGATGCACTTGGAATGGGAATAGGCTACACTATCGTTATGGTATCGATTTCTTTGTTCCGTGAACTTTTGGGCGCGGGGACTTTGCTCGCCGGCACATCGCTTAAAATTGAAGTTATCCCTGAATCTTACAGAATCGGATTATTCAACAGCGCTCCGGGCGGCTTTTTGGTTTTCGGTGTGATTGGCGCTGCTGTTCAATTTTACAACGCGCGTAAAACAAAAAAAAATAGATAA
- a CDS encoding FMN-binding protein — MSLKNSGIGEMLRLGLILVCYAVVSCAVLAVVNNFTAPKIAQNQIDKANEAMRQVFESADSFAQISDFEPASTNAITISDFYLAKKDGKVIGGVAQVSGPTYDKGKIIVGIDTNGTITGMQVLELSDSPGFGLKANDSTFKLPSGKTFYGQFTGKSAINGFKDGSNFDAISGATITSKGLGDMVSEGTQSLIKYMKEHDYE, encoded by the coding sequence ATGAGCCTTAAAAATTCAGGCATAGGAGAAATGCTCAGACTTGGGCTTATTCTGGTCTGTTATGCTGTCGTTTCGTGCGCAGTCCTTGCTGTTGTGAATAATTTTACCGCTCCAAAAATCGCTCAGAATCAGATTGATAAAGCAAATGAAGCTATGCGTCAAGTTTTTGAAAGTGCGGACAGTTTTGCACAAATCTCCGATTTTGAACCTGCTTCTACAAATGCGATTACAATAAGCGATTTTTATCTTGCCAAAAAAGACGGAAAAGTGATCGGCGGTGTTGCCCAAGTTTCAGGTCCAACTTATGATAAGGGAAAAATAATAGTCGGCATCGACACAAACGGAACAATCACGGGAATGCAAGTTCTTGAACTTTCAGATTCTCCGGGTTTTGGTCTAAAAGCAAATGATTCGACATTCAAACTTCCAAGCGGTAAAACTTTTTACGGTCAGTTCACAGGAAAATCTGCAATAAATGGATTTAAAGATGGCTCGAATTTTGATGCAATTTCAGGCGCTACAATCACGAGCAAGGGGCTTGGAGATATGGTTTCTGAAGGAACTCAATCTTTGATAAAGTACATGAAGGAGCACGACTATGAGTAA
- a CDS encoding RnfABCDGE type electron transport complex subunit D produces the protein MGDLHLSSSPHFSFKLKTQYIMAAVIIALLPECVAGIVFFGWRAAVTIFVSVVSCVLFEYLFQRATHQKILIRNLSACVTGIMLALVCPPSVPFWTVIIGSAVAMIFAKGVFGGIGSNVFNPALTGRAVMFISFPSAMGAKWLAPHTASAVDAISSATVLSGLKSGAVDSIDYLQYFLGNKAGCIGETSVLLICISFCFLLVCRIIDWRAPFGMVFTVIVCAFFAGISNGIISAFDEILKNLLTGGIAFGACFMVTDYATTPLTKTGRLVFGAGCGLITFLIRKFGGYPEGVMFSILIMNSIAPFLNNLTVRKYGYGKVVKKGGTR, from the coding sequence ATGGGCGATTTACATCTTTCCTCTAGTCCTCATTTTTCTTTTAAATTAAAAACTCAATACATAATGGCAGCCGTTATTATTGCTCTTTTGCCAGAGTGCGTCGCAGGAATTGTGTTTTTTGGCTGGCGTGCTGCGGTTACGATTTTTGTCAGCGTTGTTAGCTGTGTTTTATTTGAATATCTTTTTCAAAGAGCAACACATCAAAAAATTTTAATAAGAAATCTCTCTGCATGCGTAACAGGGATTATGCTTGCTTTGGTCTGCCCACCATCAGTTCCTTTTTGGACAGTGATTATCGGCTCCGCTGTAGCTATGATTTTTGCGAAAGGTGTTTTTGGGGGAATCGGTTCTAACGTATTTAATCCGGCTCTCACCGGGCGCGCTGTTATGTTTATAAGTTTTCCTTCTGCAATGGGAGCAAAATGGCTTGCCCCTCACACAGCTAGCGCTGTAGATGCAATTTCATCAGCAACAGTTTTGAGCGGTTTAAAATCTGGTGCAGTCGATTCAATAGATTATTTACAATATTTTCTTGGAAACAAAGCCGGCTGTATCGGAGAGACATCTGTTTTGCTTATCTGCATTTCGTTTTGTTTTCTCTTGGTGTGCAGGATAATTGACTGGCGTGCACCTTTTGGAATGGTTTTTACTGTCATCGTGTGCGCTTTTTTTGCAGGAATTTCAAACGGCATTATTTCTGCATTTGATGAAATATTAAAAAATCTTCTAACAGGAGGAATTGCGTTTGGGGCATGCTTTATGGTGACAGACTACGCAACAACGCCTCTTACAAAAACAGGCAGGCTTGTCTTTGGAGCAGGATGCGGCTTAATAACTTTTCTTATCCGTAAATTCGGCGGCTATCCTGAAGGAGTTATGTTCAGCATTCTGATTATGAATTCAATTGCCCCATTTTTAAATAACCTTACAGTGCGCAAATACGGTTACGGTAAAGTTGTAAAAAAAGGAGGAACAAGATGA
- the rsxC gene encoding electron transport complex subunit RsxC: MKIRTFKGGIHPKEYKEMSNSCPIVSAFPSTKTVTIPVTMGGAPNSPLVNIGDLVARGQIIADGDKLMNCPVHSSVSGKVKKIQNCVVTGNSEVLCIIIESDDDGRTEYMPVLDPFKCTKEEAIKRIRDAGIVGMGGASFPAHVKLNPPHDKKIEYVLVNAAECEPYLTCDERTMQENHSKLIDGLAIILQIVDETAKGIVVLEDNKLYIKQILEKEISDRKLQDRLSVCLVKTKYPQGSEKFIVKAAVDREIPSGKLPADIGCVISNVGTVCAISEAFREGKPLIDRSLTISGNAVVKPCNLRVPIGTLVSDLTPEFFSLKEGEIAKIISGGPMMGFAMSTMSFPIVKGTSGVTFLTEKETYVGEEEQCISCGRCISTCAMRFAPALIIRELKLGNYEKAKRFGLMDCIECGCCAFVCPAHINIVQRVRLAKGVVRQQMAEERLKAAKAAKESSKEAK; encoded by the coding sequence ATGAAAATTCGTACTTTTAAGGGTGGCATTCATCCAAAAGAATACAAAGAAATGAGCAACTCTTGTCCTATTGTTTCCGCATTTCCGTCGACTAAAACTGTCACGATCCCAGTCACTATGGGCGGCGCTCCAAATTCTCCGCTTGTAAATATAGGGGATCTTGTTGCACGTGGTCAGATTATCGCTGATGGCGACAAGTTGATGAATTGTCCTGTTCATTCTTCAGTCTCTGGAAAAGTAAAGAAAATTCAAAATTGCGTTGTTACGGGAAACTCAGAGGTTTTGTGCATAATTATAGAATCAGATGATGATGGCAGAACAGAATATATGCCTGTCCTCGACCCTTTTAAATGTACAAAAGAAGAGGCTATAAAGCGCATTCGCGATGCAGGTATTGTAGGCATGGGAGGCGCATCTTTTCCGGCTCATGTAAAGCTGAATCCGCCACATGATAAAAAAATCGAATATGTCCTTGTAAATGCTGCCGAATGTGAACCTTATTTAACTTGCGATGAACGCACAATGCAGGAAAATCATTCAAAGCTGATAGATGGTCTTGCGATAATTCTTCAAATTGTAGATGAAACTGCAAAAGGAATCGTTGTGCTTGAAGACAATAAACTCTATATCAAACAGATTCTCGAAAAAGAAATATCGGATAGAAAACTTCAGGATAGGCTTTCTGTCTGTCTTGTAAAGACAAAATATCCGCAAGGTTCTGAAAAGTTTATCGTAAAAGCTGCTGTTGATCGTGAAATTCCAAGCGGAAAACTCCCTGCCGATATCGGTTGTGTAATCAGCAATGTTGGGACTGTTTGCGCAATCAGTGAAGCATTTAGGGAAGGTAAGCCGTTGATAGACCGGTCTCTTACAATATCCGGAAATGCTGTTGTAAAGCCGTGCAACCTTCGTGTTCCGATCGGCACTCTTGTCAGCGACCTTACTCCTGAATTTTTCTCATTAAAAGAGGGCGAAATTGCAAAGATAATTTCCGGCGGTCCTATGATGGGATTTGCGATGTCTACAATGTCGTTTCCAATCGTAAAAGGAACTAGCGGTGTTACATTCCTGACTGAAAAAGAAACTTATGTCGGTGAAGAAGAGCAGTGTATTTCGTGTGGGCGCTGTATTTCAACATGTGCTATGCGATTTGCACCGGCGCTTATCATTCGGGAACTTAAATTGGGAAATTATGAAAAAGCAAAAAGATTTGGGCTTATGGACTGCATCGAATGTGGATGCTGTGCATTTGTCTGCCCTGCACATATAAATATTGTCCAGCGTGTTCGACTTGCCAAGGGTGTTGTGCGTCAGCAGATGGCGGAAGAACGGCTGAAAGCTGCAAAAGCTGCAAAAGAATCATCGAAGGAGGCAAAATAA
- a CDS encoding FAD:protein FMN transferase yields the protein MKKTLFITLNILFFMMTSCTKKSETYFESMNTFMKVQAYGEKAKEANAAAQKYIGELEKLISVTKPESEIYKLNNSKTFPVKIKVEALDLIKTALDMAEKSDGAFNPCLYPVSSAWGFTKKQYRIPPAQEIAEKLLLCDWKKVRIEASDVYMEPGMAFDLGGIGKGFAGDEAAKKMREFGIKSALLDLGGNIQLIGKKPDGSDWTIGIKNPFDKNSSVGTLKANDVAIITSAGYERYFEGPDGHKYIHIFDGTTGCPVENDLVSTTAIAKSGTYCDGLSTTLYVLGLEKSIAFWKRNPNFDFIIITKDRQIYITKKIAKKFTMNGDLNGFAVSVVK from the coding sequence ATGAAAAAGACACTTTTTATAACTTTGAATATTTTGTTTTTTATGATGACTTCGTGTACAAAAAAATCGGAAACGTATTTTGAATCTATGAACACTTTTATGAAAGTTCAGGCATACGGAGAGAAAGCAAAAGAGGCAAATGCCGCTGCACAAAAATATATCGGAGAGCTTGAAAAACTCATTTCCGTCACTAAACCGGAAAGCGAAATCTATAAATTAAATAATTCAAAAACTTTTCCGGTAAAAATAAAAGTAGAAGCTCTCGATTTGATTAAAACGGCGCTTGATATGGCTGAAAAATCAGACGGAGCGTTCAACCCTTGCCTTTACCCAGTCTCTTCTGCATGGGGTTTTACAAAAAAGCAATACAGAATTCCGCCTGCACAAGAGATAGCTGAAAAACTTTTATTGTGCGATTGGAAAAAAGTCAGGATAGAAGCCTCAGATGTCTACATGGAACCCGGAATGGCTTTCGACCTCGGCGGAATTGGAAAAGGCTTTGCCGGTGATGAAGCCGCAAAAAAAATGCGGGAATTTGGAATAAAATCAGCGCTGCTTGATCTTGGCGGCAACATTCAGCTGATTGGCAAAAAACCGGATGGCAGCGACTGGACTATTGGAATAAAAAATCCATTTGACAAAAATTCATCTGTTGGAACATTAAAAGCAAACGATGTCGCAATTATAACTAGTGCCGGATATGAAAGATACTTTGAAGGTCCTGACGGACACAAATACATACATATTTTTGATGGGACAACAGGTTGTCCGGTTGAAAACGATTTAGTTTCAACGACAGCGATTGCAAAAAGCGGAACATACTGTGACGGGCTCTCAACTACACTTTATGTTTTGGGACTTGAAAAATCAATAGCATTCTGGAAAAGGAATCCTAATTTTGATTTTATAATTATAACAAAAGATAGACAGATTTATATAACGAAGAAAATTGCAAAAAAATTTACAATGAACGGAGATCTGAATGGTTTTGCAGTCTCGGTTGTGAAATAA
- a CDS encoding type II toxin-antitoxin system RelE/ParE family toxin — translation MDYTLRYLPIAKQDLADAINFILNEYKNPIAAENTLDKIEQAIMQRLEDGPESFAIWQKT, via the coding sequence ATGGACTATACTTTACGCTACCTTCCTATCGCGAAGCAGGATTTAGCTGATGCAATTAATTTTATTTTGAATGAATATAAAAACCCGATTGCAGCTGAAAATACTTTGGATAAAATTGAACAGGCAATTATGCAGCGTCTTGAAGATGGTCCGGAATCCTTTGCAATCTGGCAAAAAACGTGA
- a CDS encoding type II toxin-antitoxin system Phd/YefM family antitoxin, whose protein sequence is MTQIRPVSDLRNKFSEIETLVAERQAPVFLTKNGYGSMVVMSLDLYDRLTDNIESKLDEADMQAKTDPTRYTHEEVFSSIRNQIRAR, encoded by the coding sequence ATGACACAAATAAGACCTGTATCTGACTTAAGAAATAAATTCTCTGAAATCGAAACTCTAGTTGCTGAACGACAGGCTCCGGTATTTCTTACAAAAAACGGTTATGGCTCAATGGTTGTTATGAGTCTTGATTTGTATGACCGTCTTACTGATAACATTGAATCAAAGCTCGATGAAGCTGATATGCAGGCTAAAACAGATCCGACTCGTTATACTCACGAGGAAGTATTTTCTTCAATCCGTAATCAGATAAGGGCAAGATAA